Genomic window (Flavobacterium oreochromis):
TCTTAATCTTAGCTTCTACAGAAAGAGGTAAGTATAAATTATCAAATACTTCTGGGGTAATTACCATTTGTTGAGGATAACCATTAGTATTATATACCCATTGGTATTTTATAGGTGTATCTATGATTTTAATCTTAATTTTAGATGATACAGATGTAGCTATTAATTCAGTATCATTAGTTGTACCTATTTTTTTTGATGGAAATTTGAAGACTAAATTTTCATTTGATAATGTTTTATCCCATCTCTTCATCGTATTGTTCCAAGTATAAATACCATACGCATCAGATAAATTTAAAATTTCATTTAAACCATTTTCTAGTTTTCCATTGGAAAGGTCAATAGGATTTGATTTTAAAAGAAAATCTAAATTACGAATCGCTTCAATTGTAGAAGAAGTTTTAGTTTTTTCGAATTCCTGTAAAGTTGTTTTTGCTTCATCTTCCAATTTTAACTTTTGCTGTTCAGAAGAAAGACTTGAATAAGGTGCATTTTGCAGATTGGTAGTGTTAGGTGTTACATCCGCTATGATTTCATCTTCATTTTTAGAACATGAAAATAAAAACTGTAATGCTAAAACCCCTACAAATAGTTTTTTCATAATAAATTGTTTATTTTAAAAATTTTTACAAAATTAATTATTTACATAGAATTAATCAGAAAAATTCTATTAAAAAATTCTTTAATATGTATTGAAGATGTTATTTTAGCAACCTTATTTTTTCAAAATGACAAATATCGAATTTATTAGTAAAACGGTTACTACTGCCGCAAAAAATATTCAAAATACACTAGATTTACTTTCGCAAGATTGTACCATCCCTTTTATTGCCCGTTATCGAAAAGATACCACAGGAAATCTTGATGAGGTGGTTATTGAACAAATTGCAAAACTTAATAAACAATATGACGAAATTGTAAAACGTAAAGAAAGTGTTTTAAAATCGATAGAGGAACAAAATGCTTTAACTCCCGAATTGAAACATAAGATAGAAGCCAGTTTTGATCTTCAGGAAATTGAAGATTTATATTTGCCTTATAAAAAGAAAAAGAAAACCAAAGCCGATGTGGCTCGTGAAAATGGTTTAGAGCCTTTAGCAAAAATTATGATGAGTCAACGTAATGACGATATCGAATTTTTAGCTTCTAAGTATTTGAATGATAAAGTAGCCAATGAAGAAGAAGCACTTCAAGGGGCTCGTGATATTATAGCCGAGTGGATTAACGAAAATATCTTTATTCGTAAAAACTTACGTAGAATGTTTCAGCGCAAAGCCGAAATTACTACAAAAGTGGTGAAGACTAAAAAGACGATCCCGAAGCCCAAAAGTACAGTCAATATTTCGATTGGGCAGAACCTATTACAAAAGCACCATCGCACCGTTTGTTAGCCATGTTACGTGCCGAAGCCGAAGGTTTTGTAAAATTGAATGTTGAAATAGAAAAGGAAGAAGCCATCCATTTTATTGAAGATAATATTATTAAAGGAAATAACGATACTACGCCACATATTGAATTAGCTATTAAAGATTCGTATAAGCGATTATTAGAACCTGCCATTTCTAACGAAACCTTACAGGAAGCAAAAAGAAAAAGCCGATATTAAAGCGATCGATGTTTTTTCACAAAATTTAAGTCAGTTATTACTAGCTCCGCCTTTAGGAGAAAAACGCATTTTAGCCATCGATCCAGGATTTAGAACAGGTTGTAAAGTAGTGTGTCTGGACGAGCAGGGCGATTTGTTATACAACGAAACTATTTTTCCGCATGCGCCTCAAAATGAAACGGCAATGGCGATGAAAAAAATAAAATCGATGGTCAATGCTTATAACATAGAAGCCATCTCAATAGGTAACGGAACTGCCAGTCGTGAAACCGAATTTTTCATCAAAAAAATTGCGTTCGATAAGCCCGTACAAGTATTTGTAGTTTCAGAAGCGGGAGCTTCGGTATATTCGGCCTCAAAAATTGCTCGTGACGAATTTCCTAACTATGATGTAACCGTTCGTGGTGCGGTATCTATTGGACGAAGATTATCGGACCCCTTGGCTGAATTAGTAAAAATTGACCCCAAGTCAATAGGAGTAGGGCAGTACCAACACGATGTGGATCAAACCAAATTGAAAGACGAACTAGATACCACCGTAGTGCGTTGTGTAAACTCGGTAGGGATTAATATCAACACAGCTAGTAAATCGTTGTTGAGTTATGTTTCAGGAATAGGCGAAAAAATGGCAGAAAATATTGTAGCCTATCGTTCTGAAAATGGTGCTTTTGAAGAACGAAGTCAGTTAAAAAAAGTACCTCGTTTAGGCGATAAAGCCTTCCAACAAGCAGCGGCTTTTATCCGAATAAAAGAAGGTAAAAACCCATTAGATAATTCGGCAGTACACCCAGAATCGTACAAAATGGTCGAAAAAATGGCCAAAGATTTAGGAATAAAAGTAGCCGAATTAATTGGCAACAAAGAAAAAATAGATAAGATAAAACCTGAAAATTACACCACACCTGATGTGGGAATTTTAGGAATTAAAGATATTTTAAAAGAATTATTAAAACCAGGATTGGATCCAAGAAAGGCGGCTAAAGTTTTTGAATTTGACCCGAATGTAAAAACCATCGCCGATGTACGCAGCGGAATGATTCTTCCAGGTATAGTGAATAACATTACGGCTTTTGGTTGTTTTGTCGATATAGGTATCAAAGAAAGTGGATTGGTTCATATCTCCCAATTGAAAGAAGGCTATGTAGCTGATGTAAACGAAGTAGTAAAACTCCACCAACACGTACAAGTAAAAATCGTTGAGGTAGATGAAGCTAGGAAGAGAATCCAGTTGACAATGATTTTATCATAAGTAACAAGAGGCTATTCAAAAAATAAAAAACTAACATGTTTGTCACTCCGACGTAAGGAGGAGTCTTATAATCACATTATGTGATTTTATTGCTCTGGTCGAAATGACAAGCATACTGTTTAGGATAGCCTCTTTTTTACCTATTTAGTTAAATAATTTTAGTAAAAGTATGATAATATTACAGGCTTTTAAGATATTCTTTTTATTTGATTTCTTTACGTTTTAAACGGTTTCTTCTAAATATTCTGTAAAAAATAATATTTAAAGCTAGGTAAATAAATAATACTGCAAATGTTGTTAATTGAGTTTGTTCTTGATAAGAAATGTTTAAAATGCCTATAAAAAGTATTGCATTTAAACCAATCATCTGTAAATAACTTTTGCTAAAAGGTAATATATTATATTTTACATAAACATAATAAGTTTTAAAAATGTTATATAATACTATGGAAGTAGTAGAACTGATTGCAACACCTAATAAACCTAATGCTGTAAATTTTAAAAAATAAATTACCATAATTAAATTTAATATTAATAAAATACCTACAATTAGTAAATTGAATTTAAAATATTTAGAATAAGCAATAATTTCACTATTAAAACCAGTAGCTACATTACTAAAAGCCCCTAAACATAAAATCCAAACAATAGTTTCTATATTTAAAAACTGATTTTGTGGATCCAGTGTATGTTTTATATAAGGTAAACTAATTAAAATAATACCTATAAATATTAAAGAATAAAAAGAGGCATGATAAGTAGAACTTTTATATAATCGGCTTAATAGATAGATTTTCTTTTTAAAAGTAACTTTGAAATAGCTACACCATAAATAGCGTTTATACCAGTGGCATGCATAAAAATGATAGAAGCTAAGGTTGTTAAGATGGAATATAAACCATTTTCACTCATAGACAAGTAGCTAGGAACGATAATGTTATCAATCTTATTAATTAATAATAAAGCAAAAGAGCCTAAGAAACTAAAGAAGCAATATTCAAAAAAGTCTTTTACACTAACTTTTTCAAATAAAAAATAATATTTTAGAGAGAAATTTGTAGTAGTTTCTTTTGTTACATAAAAGTGCATAATAAATGTTAACACTGCATAACAAATCACATAAAGTAAAAGAAGTTCATTATTAGGAATAACTTTTATATAGTTTAAATAGAAAAGAATAGGTAAAAATAAACGAGGAATAACTTTTTCTAGAATTATTACAAAACTTACTTTATTATAAATAATAGATACACTTTTAGTTAAATCTATTAACGCTAAGATTAAACCTAGGATAAGACCAAATTCATAATAAGTAACATTATTAAAAGGTTTAACTTTATTTATTATGAAAAGGCCTATAAAAAAAAATGAAAAAATTCCAACCGATATCAATAAAGAAATTCCATGTAATTTAGGAACATGGAACTTCTCGAAATAAGGTGTAAATTTTACTAAGCCTTGTGCTAATCCAAAAAGGAAAAAAAGGGGAAAACAAAATAACCTATGGTTTCTATATATTTAATTTCACCTAATATACTAAGAGATTTAGGAAATAGAAAAAAACCAGCTATTATACTTAGGATTAATCCTAAGTAATTTGCTGTAGAATACCAGTATAGTTTTATCTTTCTACTGTTGTTAAGGGTCTTTGGGGCTAAAAAATACATGATTTACAGACTGAAATTAAATAGTTTACCTAACCAAGTCCTTTTTTCAGCACTTTTTATAGAGTCGCGTCCTGTTATAATAAGATTTTGGATGTATTCGTCCATAGTACGATTGCGCTCTTCTAAGAAATTATTTAAAAATAGAATACCACCTGATTCTCCTTTTTTAGCTTCTATTATTCTGATCTCTTCATATAAAGGGATAATAAATTTAGCTAAAATAGCATTATTAACTCCTGATAATTTTACTGTAATATCAGTAGTTTTATCATCAACTATAGTAGGTATAAAGTCAGCAATAGCCCAAACAAATTTGCCATTATAGGTAACAAATTTTAAAATTTTAGTATTCCTTTCAGCTGCTTTATTATCTTCAAGTATTAGTTTTTCAATAGATTTAGGTATATCAGGATGAAGTATTGAATTAAAGCTTTTACCCATTAAGTCTTTGTTTTCAAAGCTTGATACTTCTGTAAAAAATGCGTTTACATACTCAATCTCACTATTAGGTAAAATTTTTATTACTAATGTATTGCTTTTGTCCCAAGGAGCGGCATCGTCTAGTAATTTTATTGGAATTTCTCTTTCTACTACTTTCGTGACACCAATGTTTAATTTATTTTCGGCTTCATTTAAAAGTGTTACGATTTCTTCTGAAGTACTAGAAAGATCTATGAATAATTCTTCTGCGATTGCTTTATTGCCTAATTTATTTTCAAGATAAATTTCTTTAGCAAGTTTATGAAGTTTAATGTGTTTTACATCAAATTTTTGAAGTTCTTCTAATTCTCCAAATTCATCACGTCCTTCTGATTCATACCATTTTCCTAAACGGCATTGTAAGTGTGAAACAATTTCGCTTTCGGCTAATTCAACTTTACCGTCTAACAAATCTCTCATCTTGTGCATCCAACCTAAATGGTCTAAACGTCCTTGTTCAAAGCTAATTTTCATTTCCATATCAAGTAATTATTTAGTTTTTTAGTACAAAAATAATCATTAAAAATATTGTCTTAAAATCTTCAAGTTAGTTTTATTATAAATTCATTAAACAGGTTATTTGTTATTATTATAATCAAAATTTCCTAGAAAAAACCATTTATTTATTTTTAACGATATTCTGCTGATAGTTTAAATTTATATTTATTTTTTAATTTAAATTGTAATTTTAAATCATCTTTTGTTTACTATTCGTTTAATTTAAGAAAAACGAATGAAAAAAATCAAATTTTAAAAAATATTTTCCTTTTTCAAAATTTGATTTCATTTTTTTCAAACATTACCTTTTTTATCCTTTTTATCATTCTATTTTGTTAATTAAATTAGTGAAAACATCTTTTTAATTCACTTGTGTTATATTTTTTTATTGTTATGATTCTGTTAAGCAAACAATAAAACGAGATGAGATATGTGTTTCAATTTATTTTATCTCATGGTCTTTTTATTTTAGAATTTATATGAGTAATTAATTACATATAGTTTTAAGTATAGATAATTATTTGTTTTTATTTTTACTATAAGGATAAAATGTTTATAAATATATTTATTTTAAAGATATTGTATCTTTTAATTTATATATTTGCAAAAAAAATAATCTATGTTTAGTATCCAAATTGCAAATAATAACCATATTCAATTTGCTGAAATTATATCTAATGAAATGGAATCATCAGCTAAAGTTAGAGGTACAGGTATTGCTAAACGATCAGCTGAATATATTGAAGAGAAAATTCTAGAAGGAAAAGCTGTTATTGCATTATCAGATAATATGGAATGGGCTGGATTTTGTTATATAGAAACTTGGCAAAATCAACAATATGTAGCCAATTCAGGTTTAATAGTTTCTCCTAAATTTCGTAAAAGTGGATTAGCACGAAAAATAAAGGCTAAAATTTTTCAATTATCTAAAGCAAAATATCCTAATTCAAAAATTTTTGGATTAACTACTGGTTTAGCTGTTATGCGTATTAATTCTCAATTAGGTTATGAGCCGGTAACATATTCAGAACTTACAACTGATGAAAAATTTTGGAAAGGGTGCGAAAGCTGCATCAATTTTGAAATTCTTAAAAATAAAGATTATACAAATTGTTTATGTACAGCTATGCTGTATGATAATAATATAAAAAAAGAAAAAAATGCAAAAAAAGAAGATCGTATTAGCTTATAGTGGAGGGTTAGATACAACGTATTGCGCAGTGTATCTAACTAAAGTTAAAAATTATGAAGTACATGCAGTAACAGTTAATACAGGTGCTTTTGATAAAAAAGAAATAGAATCTTTAAGAGAAAAAGCATTGCAATGTGGCGCTTCTTCTTATACCTGTATAGATGTTCGTAGAGAATATTATGATGATTGCATAAAATATTTGATTTATGGAAACATATTAAAAAACGCTATATACCCATTAAGTGTTAGTGCTGAAAGAGCAATTCAAGCAAAAAGTATTGCTGAATATGCAATTCAAAAGGGAATCGATACAATAGCTCATGGAAGCACAGGAGCAGGAAATGATCAAGTACGTTTTGATATGATTTTTAATCATTTATTGCCAAATGTTGAAATCATTACTCCAATAAGAGATCAGAAATTAAGTAGAGAAGCTGAGATTGAATTTTTAAAATCATATGGTATAGGTTTTAATTTTGAAAAAGCAGCATACAGTATAAACAAAGGTTTATGGGGAACTTCCGTGGGAGGAAAAGAAACCTTGACTTCAGCACAAAATTTACCCAAAGAAGCTTGGCCTACACCAGTTTCAGCTCTAGAATCATCTGATATTATATTAACTTTTAAAGAAGGAGAACTAATAGCAGTAAATACTATTAGTTTTGAACACCCATCAATTGCTATTGAATATTTACAACAAATTGCACAACCATTCGGAATAGGCAGACATATTCATGTAGGCGATACAATTATAGGAATAAAAGGAAGAGTCGGATTTGAAGCTGCAGCACCTGAGCTAATTATAAAAGCACATCATTTATTAGAAAAACATACATTAACTAAATGGCAATTATTCTGGAAAGAACAATTAGCAAATTGGTATGGAAACTGGTTGCATGAAGGTCAAATATTAGATCCAACAATGCGAGATATAGAAGTTTTTTTTAGAAATACTCAAAAGAATGTTACAGGAGATGTATACATAACATTACATCATTATCGCTATGAACTTAATGGTATTAATAGTCCATTTGACTTAATGTCCGAAAAATTTGGTTCATATGGAGAAATTAACAATGGATGGAGTGGAGAAGATGTAAAAGGATTTACAAAAATATTTGGAAATCAAACCTCAATATACCATCAGGTACTGAAAGACAATCAGAAAGGATAGATTATATATAGACCAGTCAGTTTTTAAAAGGATAATGAAAATTAAAGTTGGAATCATAGGTGGAGCAGGTTATACAGCGGGGGAATTATTAAGACTATTAATAAATCATCCACATGTAGAAATTAGATTTATACATAGTAAAAGTAATGCTGATAAATTCCTTTATCATGTACATGATGATCTTTTTGGTGAAACAGACTTAAAGTTTTCAAATACTTTTAATTCAGATATAGATCTTGTCTTTTTATGCGTTTCTCATAATGAAGCAGAAAAATTAGTAAGTCAGTTCCCTTCTTCTGTTAAAATTATTGATTTAAGTCAAGATCACAGAATTAATGGAAAACATTCATTCGTATATGGCTTACCAGAATTAAATAAAGAACGTATTAAAACAGCTAATTATATAGCTAATCCAGGTTGTTTTGCTACGGCAATTCAATTAGCTCTTTTACCATTAGCGAAATCAGAATTATTACATGGTGATTTATATGCTTCCTGTACAACAGGTTCAACAGGTGCAGGACAGTCATTAGTAGAAACATCACATTTTAGTTGGAGACAAAATAACTTATCTGTTTATAAAGCTTTTACGCATCAACATTTATTAGAAATTAATCAAAGTTTATTACAACTCTATAAAAATTATACAGGAAGACTGCATATTTTACCGCAACGAGGTTCTTTTACTAGAGGAATTTTGGCTTGTATTACCTTAAAATCTGATAAAGCTTTATCAGATTTACAAGCATTATATGAGAGCACATATAAAGATGAAGCATTTGTGTTTTTAACACCTAATGGCTGTCATTTAAAGCAGGTTGTAAACACAAATAAATGTTTGTTATATCTAGAAAAAAATGAAGATAACCTATTAATAGTTAGTGTTATTGATAATTTATTAAAAGGAGCTTCAGGTCAAGCAGTACAAAATATGAATTTAATGTTTGGTTTACCTGAAACAATAGGTTTAAAATTAAAACCAAGCGCATTTTAATTGTGTAAATAATGAAAGAAAATTTAATAGAAATGAATATGTTTGATGTATATTCCGTTTCAGATATTGAAATTGTTAAAGCATTAGGTTCTAATTTATGGGATAAAAAGGAAATCAATATCTTGATTTGTATGGAGGTCATGCTGTGATATCAGTAGGACATACACACCCTTATTATGTTTCATCTTTAACAGCTCAATTACAAAAAATAGGTTTTTATTCTAATTCAATTATTATTAATCAACAAAAAGAATTAGCTAAAAAACTAGGTAAGATATCAGGTTATACAGATTATCAATTGTTTTTATGTAACTCAGGAGCAGAAGCAAATGAAAATGCTTTTAAATTAGCTTCATTCCATAATAAACGCAAAAAGATTATTGCTTTTAAAGAGTCCTTTCATGGTAGAACTTCACTTGCAGTTGCCTGTACAGATAACCCAGCAATTGTAGCACCTGTAAATGAAAATGATCAGATTACTTTTTTACCATTAAATGATATTATAGCTTTTGACCATGCTGTAAATGATCAAGTTTGTTGTGTTATTATAGAAGGAATTCAAGGAGTAGCTGGAATACAAATTCCAGAAAAATATTTTCTAAGTCATGTAGCACAAAAATGTAAAGAATTAGGGATCATATTAATATTAGATGAAATACAGTCAGGTTATGGTAGAACAGGAAAGTTTTTTGCACATCAATACACTGATGTTAAACCTGATATTATTACAGTAGCAAAGGGAATGGGAAACGGATTTCCAATAGCAGGTCTTTTAATTAACCCAGAAATCAAACCTAAAAAGAAATGTTAGGAACTACTTTTGGAGGAAATTATTTAGCTTGTGCTGCTGGTTTAGCTGTTTTAGAAATAATTGAAAAAGAAAAACTATTATTAAATGCACAAGAAATGGGAGCGTATTTGAAAGAGCATTTAAAAAAAATATCTAAAATAAAAGAAGTAAGAGGTATAGGATTAATGATAGCTATAGAACTCTATGAACCTTCCGCAGCAGTACGAAAAAAATATTAGAAGAGTTTAAAATTTTTATAGGAACAGCTAGTAATAAAAATACATTGCGAATACTACCTTCACTAGCAATTACAAAGAACGAATTAGACTTATTTATTACGGCTTTATCAATTGTTTTAAATTAAAATTCCTTACCATTTGTTTCATATTTAAAATAGATTAGAAACAAATCAAATTTTAAAATATAAAAAAATGAAGCATTTTACATCAATACACGATATAAAAGATCCTATTTCCTTAATAAATCAAGCAATTGAATTAAAGGATAATACAAAACAATTATCAATAGGTAAGAATAAAACAATTGGATTATTATTTTTTAATTCAAGTTTAAGAACTAGAATGAGCACACAAAAAGCAGCTCAAAATTTAGGTATGGAAGTAATGCTCCTTAATGTTACAAATGATAGTTGGGCATTAGAATACGAAGAAGGAGCAGTTATGAACGGTAATACAATAGAGCACATAAAGGATGCAGCAACAGTAATGGGATTATATTGTGATATTTTAGCGATCCGTTGTTTTCCAAACCTTCAAAATAAAGAAGAAGATTATCAAGATAAAATTATTAATCAATTTATTCAGTACGCAAAAGTTCCTATAGTCAGTTTAGAATCAGCTACACGACATCCATTACAAAGTCTCGCTGATATGATGACCATTCAAGAACATAAAAATAAAATTAAGCCTAAAATAGTTTTGACTTGGGCTCCTCATATTAAGCCTATTCCACAAGTAGTAGCTAATTCATTTGCTGAATGGACACTAGCCTGTGGTTATGATTTAACAATTACGCATCCTAAAGATTATGAATTAAGTCAAGAATTTACAAAAGGTGCAAGAATAGAATATGATCAAGAAAGAGCATTACAAGATGCTGACTTTGTCTATGTGAAAAATTGGTCATCCTATACAAATTATGGTAAAGTATTACCTGTTCAAGAAAATTGGATGTTAACAAATCAAAAATTGAATGTTACTAATTCAGCAAAAATCATGCATTGTTTACCAGTAAGAAGAAATGTAGAATTATCAGATGAAGTTTTAGATAGTAAAAATTCTTTGATTTTGGAACAAGCTCAAAATAGAGTATATGCAGCACAAATAGTATTAAAAAAAATACTGGAAACAAATTTTTAAGATATGATACACATCATAAAAATAGGAGGTAACATAATTGACGACAATACTAAATTAAAGTATTTTCTTAACCGTTTTGCTAAACTAAAAGGATCTAAAATACTCATACATGGAGGAGGAAAATTAGCAACCCATTTAGCAGAGAATTTAAATATCCAACAAAAAATAATTGATGGTAGACGAGTTACTGATGTTCAAACCTTAAAAATAACAACCATGATTTATGCTGGATTAGTAAATAAAACGATTGTAGCTAAATTACAATCTTATGCTTGTAATGCTATTGGATTAAGCGGTGTAGATGCAAATATCATTCAGTCAGTTAAAAGAACTCATCAAGACATTGATTATGGTTGGGTAGGTGATATAAAAAATGTAAATATAGAATTTTTAAAAAGTTTGATTAATAAAGGATTCGTCCCCATTATTAGTCCTATTACTCATGATGGAAAGGGTAATTTATTGAATACTAATGCTGATACTATAGCTACAGAAATAGCCATAGCTCTCTCAGAAGACAATGAAGTAAATCTAAGATTTTCTTTTGAAAAGTTAGGAGTATTGACTGATCCAAAACAGGATAACTCATGGCTGAAGGTTTTAGATAAAGACATGTACAATCATTTAAAACAAAAACAAATTATATCCAAAGGAATGCTTCCAAAATTAGAAAATGCTTTTAGAGCAACTCAATTAAAAACAATACAGGTAGCAATATGTCATGCAGATTATGCCAGTGAACTAGGAGACTCATTTATTGGAACTTTAATAGTATAACAAATGGAACATTTACAAAAAGAAGCCTTAGAACTTTTGCAAAAACTAATTAAAAAACAATCATTTAGTAAAGAGGAGAATGATACAGCGGATATTTTAGATGAATTTTTTATTCATAAAGGAATATCAACTCATAGATTATTACACAATGTTTGGGTGAAAAATAAATATTTTAATCATTTAAAA
Coding sequences:
- a CDS encoding oligosaccharide flippase family protein yields the protein MISVGIFSFFFIGLFIINKVKPFNNVTYYEFGLILGLILALIDLTKSVSIIYNKVSFVIILEKVIPRLFLPILFYLNYIKVIPNNELLLLYVICYAVLTFIMHFYVTKETTTNFSLKYYFLFEKVSVKDFFEYCFFSFLGSFALLLINKIDNIIVPSYLSMSENGLYSILTTLASIIFMHATGINAIYGVAISKLLLKRKSIY
- a CDS encoding CZB domain-containing protein; translated protein: MEMKISFEQGRLDHLGWMHKMRDLLDGKVELAESEIVSHLQCRLGKWYESEGRDEFGELEELQKFDVKHIKLHKLAKEIYLENKLGNKAIAEELFIDLSSTSEEIVTLLNEAENKLNIGVTKVVEREIPIKLLDDAAPWDKSNTLVIKILPNSEIEYVNAFFTEVSSFENKDLMGKSFNSILHPDIPKSIEKLILEDNKAAERNTKILKFVTYNGKFVWAIADFIPTIVDDKTTDITVKLSGVNNAILAKFIIPLYEEIRIIEAKKGESGGILFLNNFLEERNRTMDEYIQNLIITGRDSIKSAEKRTWLGKLFNFSL
- a CDS encoding N-acetyltransferase — translated: MFSIQIANNNHIQFAEIISNEMESSAKVRGTGIAKRSAEYIEEKILEGKAVIALSDNMEWAGFCYIETWQNQQYVANSGLIVSPKFRKSGLARKIKAKIFQLSKAKYPNSKIFGLTTGLAVMRINSQLGYEPVTYSELTTDEKFWKGCESCINFEILKNKDYTNCLCTAMLYDNNIKKEKNAKKEDRISL
- a CDS encoding argininosuccinate synthase, producing the protein MQKKKIVLAYSGGLDTTYCAVYLTKVKNYEVHAVTVNTGAFDKKEIESLREKALQCGASSYTCIDVRREYYDDCIKYLIYGNILKNAIYPLSVSAERAIQAKSIAEYAIQKGIDTIAHGSTGAGNDQVRFDMIFNHLLPNVEIITPIRDQKLSREAEIEFLKSYGIGFNFEKAAYSINKGLWGTSVGGKETLTSAQNLPKEAWPTPVSALESSDIILTFKEGELIAVNTISFEHPSIAIEYLQQIAQPFGIGRHIHVGDTIIGIKGRVGFEAAAPELIIKAHHLLEKHTLTKWQLFWKEQLANWYGNWLHEGQILDPTMRDIEVFFRNTQKNVTGDVYITLHHYRYELNGINSPFDLMSEKFGSYGEINNGWSGEDVKGFTKIFGNQTSIYHQVLKDNQKG
- the argC gene encoding N-acetyl-gamma-glutamyl-phosphate reductase, translated to MKIKVGIIGGAGYTAGELLRLLINHPHVEIRFIHSKSNADKFLYHVHDDLFGETDLKFSNTFNSDIDLVFLCVSHNEAEKLVSQFPSSVKIIDLSQDHRINGKHSFVYGLPELNKERIKTANYIANPGCFATAIQLALLPLAKSELLHGDLYASCTTGSTGAGQSLVETSHFSWRQNNLSVYKAFTHQHLLEINQSLLQLYKNYTGRLHILPQRGSFTRGILACITLKSDKALSDLQALYESTYKDEAFVFLTPNGCHLKQVVNTNKCLLYLEKNEDNLLIVSVIDNLLKGASGQAVQNMNLMFGLPETIGLKLKPSAF
- a CDS encoding N-acetylornithine carbamoyltransferase — its product is MKHFTSIHDIKDPISLINQAIELKDNTKQLSIGKNKTIGLLFFNSSLRTRMSTQKAAQNLGMEVMLLNVTNDSWALEYEEGAVMNGNTIEHIKDAATVMGLYCDILAIRCFPNLQNKEEDYQDKIINQFIQYAKVPIVSLESATRHPLQSLADMMTIQEHKNKIKPKIVLTWAPHIKPIPQVVANSFAEWTLACGYDLTITHPKDYELSQEFTKGARIEYDQERALQDADFVYVKNWSSYTNYGKVLPVQENWMLTNQKLNVTNSAKIMHCLPVRRNVELSDEVLDSKNSLILEQAQNRVYAAQIVLKKILETNF
- the argB gene encoding acetylglutamate kinase — translated: MIHIIKIGGNIIDDNTKLKYFLNRFAKLKGSKILIHGGGKLATHLAENLNIQQKIIDGRRVTDVQTLKITTMIYAGLVNKTIVAKLQSYACNAIGLSGVDANIIQSVKRTHQDIDYGWVGDIKNVNIEFLKSLINKGFVPIISPITHDGKGNLLNTNADTIATEIAIALSEDNEVNLRFSFEKLGVLTDPKQDNSWLKVLDKDMYNHLKQKQIISKGMLPKLENAFRATQLKTIQVAICHADYASELGDSFIGTLIV